In Rhizobium sp. N324, a single genomic region encodes these proteins:
- a CDS encoding 50S ribosomal protein L23 — MTDLRHYDVIVSPAITEKSTLVSENNQVVFNVAKQATKPEIKAAVEALFGVKVTAVNTLLRKGKTKRFRGFVGKQKDVKKAVVTLAEGQTIDVSTGL; from the coding sequence GTGACCGATCTTCGCCACTACGATGTGATCGTCTCTCCGGCGATCACCGAAAAGTCCACGCTGGTATCCGAAAACAACCAGGTTGTTTTCAATGTCGCCAAGCAGGCGACGAAGCCGGAAATCAAGGCTGCTGTCGAGGCGCTGTTCGGCGTCAAGGTTACGGCCGTCAACACTCTGCTGCGCAAGGGCAAGACCAAGCGGTTCCGCGGTTTCGTCGGCAAGCAGAAGGACGTGAAGAAGGCTGTTGTGACCCTGGCTGAAGGCCAGACGATCGACGTCTCCACCGGTCTCTGA